The window CTGGTCGCCGGTGCCGCGGTGCTCGTACTCGCCCTGATCGCGGCCGGCGGAACCTGGATCTACGTACGCGGGCTGGACAACGACCTGGCCCGGACCGACCCGTTCTCGGCGCTGACCGGCGACCGGCCGAAGTCGGTCAACGGCGCGCTCAACATCCTGCTGGTGGGCAGCGACTCCCGCGATCCCGACGCGCCGGTGGACGAGTCGAGCGAATGGCGGGCCGACACGATCATCGTGATGCACATACCGGCCAACCACAAAGAGGCCTATCTCGTCTCCATTCCCCGCGATCTATACGTGCCCATTCCGGACGGGGCCGGGGCGGAGTGCGGTAGCGGTGGGCGAGGGAAAATCAACGGTGCGTTCGCGTTCGGCGGTCTGCCGCTGGCCGTACGGACCGTCGAGTGTGTCACCGACGTACGGATCAACCACGTGATGGCGATCGACTTCGGCGGCTTCAAGGAGGTCACCGACGCACTCGGCGGGGTGGACCTGACCGTCGAGCGGACCGTCACCTCGATCCACAAGCCGTTCCGCAAGTTCAACAAGGGCGTCAACCACATGAACGGCACCGAGGCCCTCGACTGGATCCGGCAGCGCAAGCAGTTCCCGGACGGCGACTTCGCCCGGATGCGCCACCAGCAGGAGTTCCTGAAGGCGCTGCTGGACAAGGCGGCCAGTTCCGGGACGCTGACCAACCCGGCGAAGCTGAACGGGTTCCTCAAGTCGGTCACCGCCTCGGTCACCGTGGACGAGGGTTTCTCCCTGGTGGACATGGCGGTCGAGTTCCGCAACCTGCGCGGCGAGAACCTGCGCTTCTTCACCAGTCCGAACGTCGGTAGCGACACCATCGACGGAGAGTCGGTGGTGGTCTCCGACCGGGAGA of the Micromonospora sp. NBC_01796 genome contains:
- a CDS encoding LCP family protein yields the protein MSASASVGPLPATARLRSGGGNAGRASASGSDPGRTGRTYGRPPRRQDPEYGPGAGGPSGPVGPGGPGGPSGPGGPVPPGGPVRPGPRPRWGRIALVAGAAVLVLALIAAGGTWIYVRGLDNDLARTDPFSALTGDRPKSVNGALNILLVGSDSRDPDAPVDESSEWRADTIIVMHIPANHKEAYLVSIPRDLYVPIPDGAGAECGSGGRGKINGAFAFGGLPLAVRTVECVTDVRINHVMAIDFGGFKEVTDALGGVDLTVERTVTSIHKPFRKFNKGVNHMNGTEALDWIRQRKQFPDGDFARMRHQQEFLKALLDKAASSGTLTNPAKLNGFLKSVTASVTVDEGFSLVDMAVEFRNLRGENLRFFTSPNVGSDTIDGESVVVSDREKALAMYQAMAADKMAEWAQANGAPATPDSN